In a genomic window of Alcanivorax sp.:
- the rsmG gene encoding 16S rRNA (guanine(527)-N(7))-methyltransferase RsmG produces the protein MTLSTTLSDTLARGVDALGLSLSDDQQRQLLAYVDLLVKWNQAYNLTAIRDPAEMVTRHLLDSLAVLPYVEETDTLDVGTGAGIPGIILAVSRPDQAFTLLDSNGKKTRFVRQARRELGLDNVEVVHARVEQYGKSPSQIICRAFASLSDMLALMAPIITDNTRVLAMKAASTERELATMPPHWQGNHHSLNIPGLDEPRTLVVVQQRSD, from the coding sequence ATGACCCTTTCCACAACCTTATCCGATACCCTGGCCCGGGGCGTGGACGCCCTGGGCCTGTCCCTCAGTGATGACCAGCAGCGCCAGCTCCTCGCCTATGTGGACCTGCTGGTGAAGTGGAACCAGGCCTATAACCTCACCGCCATCCGTGATCCGGCAGAAATGGTCACCCGCCATCTGCTCGATTCCCTGGCGGTGCTGCCCTATGTGGAAGAAACCGACACCCTGGATGTGGGCACTGGCGCCGGCATTCCCGGCATTATTCTGGCCGTGTCGCGGCCGGATCAGGCCTTTACCCTGCTGGATTCCAACGGCAAGAAAACCCGTTTCGTGCGCCAGGCCCGCCGGGAGCTGGGGCTGGATAACGTGGAGGTTGTGCACGCCCGCGTGGAACAGTACGGTAAGAGCCCATCACAGATAATTTGCCGTGCCTTTGCATCCTTGTCGGACATGCTGGCACTCATGGCGCCGATAATTACCGATAATACCCGGGTACTGGCCATGAAAGCGGCCAGCACAGAGCGGGAATTGGCGACCATGCCGCCGCACTGGCAGGGAAACCACCATAGTCTGAACATTCCCGGGCTCGATGAGCCCAGGACACTGGTGGTGGTACAACAGCGCAGCGATTGA
- the mnmG gene encoding tRNA uridine-5-carboxymethylaminomethyl(34) synthesis enzyme MnmG, with amino-acid sequence MDFSQRFGVIVIGGGHAGTEAALASARMGVSTLLLTHNIETLGQMSCNPAIGGIGKSHLVREIDALGGAMARATDKGGIQFRVLNARKGPAVRATRAQADRVRYKAAIRATLENQPNLTLFQQAVDDLIVDNGRCVGVVTNMGLRFVADAVVLTAGTFLGGVIHIGLDNHQGGRAGDQPSNALARRLRELPFRVDRLKTGTPPRIDGKTVDFSVMEEQWGDSPLPVMSYLGKVEEHPQQVCCYITHTNAQTHDIIRSGFDRSPMFTGVIDGVGPRYCPSIEDKVNRYPDKDSHQIFVEPEGLDTHELYPNGISTSLPFDVQLQAVRSIRGFENAHITRPGYAIEYDYFNPQDLKHSLETKHMPGLFFAGQINGTTGYEEAGAQGLLAGLNAARLSQEKDAWTPRRDEAYIGVLVDDLITMGTQEPYRMFTSRAEYRLLLREDNADLRLTEKGRELGLVDDERWAAFSAKREGMAKEEQRLKSTWVQPKTPQAEAVNALIEKPLTHEYSLLDLLKRPELSYATLADAVALDERPDAAVIEQMEILAKYAGYIDRQNDEIAKLRAAETTKLPEDFDYGQVKGLSNEVKQKLGDIRPETLGQAGRIPGVTPAAISLLMIYLKKHQHQQKAAQQA; translated from the coding sequence ATGGATTTTTCCCAGCGATTTGGCGTGATTGTGATCGGCGGCGGCCATGCCGGCACCGAGGCGGCACTGGCGTCCGCGCGCATGGGCGTCTCTACCTTGTTGCTCACCCACAACATCGAAACCCTGGGCCAGATGAGCTGCAATCCGGCCATCGGCGGCATCGGCAAGAGCCACCTGGTGCGCGAGATCGACGCCCTGGGCGGTGCCATGGCCCGGGCCACCGATAAAGGCGGCATCCAGTTCCGCGTGCTCAATGCCCGCAAGGGCCCGGCGGTGCGGGCTACCCGCGCCCAGGCGGATCGGGTCCGCTACAAGGCCGCCATCCGCGCCACCCTGGAAAACCAGCCGAACCTGACCCTGTTCCAGCAGGCGGTGGACGACCTGATCGTGGACAATGGCCGCTGCGTGGGCGTGGTCACCAATATGGGCCTGCGTTTTGTGGCCGATGCGGTGGTGCTCACCGCCGGTACCTTCCTGGGTGGCGTCATTCATATCGGCCTGGATAACCACCAGGGCGGTCGTGCCGGCGATCAGCCGTCCAATGCCCTGGCCCGTCGTCTGCGCGAGCTGCCGTTCCGGGTCGACCGCCTGAAAACCGGCACCCCGCCACGCATCGACGGCAAGACCGTGGATTTTTCCGTGATGGAAGAGCAGTGGGGCGACAGCCCGCTGCCAGTGATGAGCTACCTGGGCAAGGTGGAAGAGCACCCGCAGCAGGTGTGCTGCTACATTACCCACACCAATGCCCAGACCCACGACATCATCCGCAGTGGCTTCGACCGCAGCCCCATGTTCACCGGCGTGATCGACGGGGTCGGGCCGCGCTATTGCCCCTCCATCGAGGACAAGGTGAACCGCTACCCGGACAAGGACAGCCACCAGATCTTTGTGGAGCCGGAAGGGCTGGATACCCACGAGCTGTACCCCAATGGCATTTCCACCAGCCTGCCGTTCGACGTGCAGCTGCAGGCGGTGCGTTCCATCCGTGGCTTCGAGAATGCCCATATCACCCGGCCGGGCTACGCCATCGAGTACGACTATTTCAATCCCCAGGATCTCAAGCACAGCCTGGAGACCAAGCACATGCCAGGCCTGTTCTTCGCCGGCCAGATCAATGGCACCACCGGCTACGAAGAGGCGGGTGCCCAGGGGTTGCTGGCGGGCCTGAACGCGGCGCGACTGAGCCAGGAAAAAGACGCCTGGACGCCCCGTCGCGACGAGGCCTATATCGGCGTGCTGGTGGATGACCTGATCACCATGGGCACCCAGGAGCCCTACCGCATGTTCACCAGCCGCGCCGAATACCGGCTGCTGCTGCGCGAGGACAATGCGGACCTGCGCCTTACCGAAAAAGGCCGTGAGCTGGGCTTGGTGGACGACGAACGCTGGGCGGCCTTCAGCGCCAAGCGTGAGGGCATGGCGAAGGAAGAGCAGCGCCTGAAAAGCACCTGGGTGCAGCCGAAAACGCCCCAGGCCGAGGCGGTGAATGCCCTGATCGAGAAGCCGCTGACCCACGAATACAGCCTGCTGGATCTGCTCAAGCGCCCAGAGTTGAGCTACGCAACCCTGGCGGACGCGGTGGCGCTGGACGAGCGTCCGGATGCGGCGGTCATCGAGCAGATGGAAATCCTCGCCAAGTATGCCGGCTATATTGACCGTCAGAACGACGAGATCGCCAAGTTGAGGGCGGCGGAAACCACCAAACTGCCGGAAGACTTCGATTATGGTCAGGTGAAAGGCCTGTCCAACGAGGTGAAGCAGAAGCTTGGCGATATCCGCCCCGAGACCCTGGGGCAGGCGGGCCGGATACCCGGGGTGACCCCGGCGGCCATCTCCCTGCTGATGATCTATCTGAAGAAACACCAGCACCAGCAGAAGGCGGCCCAGCAGGCATGA